A genomic window from Bacteroidota bacterium includes:
- the mltG gene encoding endolytic transglycosylase MltG has protein sequence MSGRKISFFKKVIISFLFLVIAGGGIVVYWGYKLVYQPNVKLDGKSVEYFYIPTGSTFDDVINSLTDKRVIVNRASFQRLAELKKYKNKVKPGRYRIRNNMNNNELVNMLRAGIQEPVMLAFNNIRTKEQLASRVGKKLEADSLQLLKILNSSEFAAKCGLKKETILTLFIPNTYEMYWNTSADEFIERMVSEYDNFWNEKRKAKAKEIGLSRTEVATLASIVQAEQNRFNDEKPVIAGLYLNRLKIGMPLQSDPTLIYALGNFNINRVLNGDKGIDSPYNTYRNIGLPPGPINLPEISSLDAVLNYRKNNYLYMCAKEDFSGRHNFAVTMEQHAVFARRFREALDKHNIKR, from the coding sequence ATGTCCGGAAGAAAAATATCGTTTTTTAAAAAGGTGATTATCTCCTTTCTATTCCTGGTGATCGCGGGTGGAGGTATTGTTGTTTATTGGGGTTATAAGCTCGTATATCAACCTAATGTAAAACTAGATGGAAAAAGTGTGGAGTATTTTTATATTCCTACAGGTTCCACTTTTGATGATGTGATAAATAGTTTAACCGACAAACGGGTCATTGTAAACCGGGCCTCTTTTCAACGTTTAGCTGAACTCAAAAAGTATAAAAATAAAGTGAAACCCGGTCGTTACCGTATCAGGAATAATATGAATAATAATGAACTGGTGAACATGCTACGTGCGGGTATTCAGGAACCCGTTATGCTCGCGTTCAATAATATCCGGACAAAAGAACAACTCGCTTCGCGCGTAGGAAAAAAATTGGAGGCCGATTCACTTCAATTGCTGAAAATACTTAACAGTAGTGAATTTGCTGCGAAGTGCGGTTTAAAGAAAGAAACAATTTTGACCTTATTTATTCCCAATACCTATGAAATGTATTGGAACACTTCGGCCGATGAGTTTATTGAACGAATGGTAAGTGAGTATGATAATTTCTGGAATGAAAAAAGAAAAGCGAAGGCAAAAGAAATAGGTTTGTCGCGCACTGAGGTCGCGACCCTCGCTTCAATTGTACAGGCCGAGCAGAACAGGTTTAATGATGAAAAGCCTGTCATAGCCGGTTTATATCTTAATCGTTTAAAGATCGGAATGCCGCTTCAAAGTGATCCCACATTGATCTACGCGCTTGGTAATTTCAATATTAACCGCGTTTTAAATGGGGATAAAGGAATTGATTCACCCTATAATACATACAGGAATATTGGTTTGCCCCCCGGCCCTATAAATTTGCCGGAGATATCATCCCTGGATGCGGTATTGAACTACCGGAAAAATAATTATTTGTATATGTGTGCTAAAGAAGATTTCTCAGGTCGCCATAACTTTGCAGTAACCATGGAGCAGCATGCCGTTTTTGCCAGGCGTTTCAGGGAGGCATTGGATAAACATAATATAAAGCGCTAG
- a CDS encoding GNAT family N-acetyltransferase, whose translation MLSDNNIKLRALEPSDIDWLYKWENDISVWQVSNTLTPYSRHVLEQYILNAQLDIYTTKQLRLIICINEPSSPLQMERRPGGEAKVIGCVDLFDFDPHNKRAGVGILIADKTERGNGYASAALALLTNYAFKILSLQQLYCNVSVDNKASLKLFAKHKFETVGVKKKWINDGGVWKDECLMQLVAGSGFQVPGSGL comes from the coding sequence ATGCTCTCTGATAACAATATAAAGCTCCGCGCACTCGAACCTTCAGATATTGATTGGTTGTATAAATGGGAGAATGATATTTCTGTATGGCAGGTATCAAATACCTTAACTCCATATTCCCGGCATGTGCTCGAACAATATATCTTAAATGCGCAATTGGACATTTATACCACCAAACAGTTGCGCCTGATTATTTGTATAAACGAACCATCTTCTCCTCTCCAAATGGAGAGAAGGCCGGGAGGTGAGGCCAAAGTTATAGGTTGTGTCGATCTTTTTGATTTCGATCCCCATAATAAACGTGCAGGTGTAGGAATACTTATCGCCGATAAAACGGAACGTGGAAATGGCTACGCTTCAGCCGCGTTAGCACTTTTAACCAATTATGCATTTAAAATTTTAAGCCTTCAGCAATTGTATTGTAATGTCAGCGTGGATAATAAAGCAAGTCTGAAATTATTTGCGAAACATAAATTTGAAACAGTAGGCGTAAAAAAGAAATGGATCAATGATGGAGGAGTATGGAAGGATGAGTGTTTGATGCAGTTGGTGGCTGGTTCCGGGTTCCAGGTTCCAGGTTCAGGGTTATAG
- a CDS encoding tetratricopeptide repeat protein: MLKIKFSNTVYFFLTTSLCFLFAYCGSDSTSEKSPAENPSTYLNHNDSVHHVGINTCKQCHMDIYKTFIHTGMGQSFDLATKAKSSAKFDKHTVVYDKSSDFYYYPFWEGDSFKITEFRLDGRDTIYKRTEKVDYIIGSGQHTNSHIFNTNGYLHQMPMTYYTQKGQWDLPPGFENGMNTRFSRKIGLECMSCHNALPGFIQGSENKYSEVPEGIDCERCHGPGSAHVVLKQQGVFVDTTKEIDYSIVNPAKLSIDLQFDVCQRCHLQGNTVLKEGKSFFDFKPGMKLSDIMTIFLPKYEGADAEFIMASHADRLKMSQCFIKSFKPAENSASLKPYKESLTCVTCHDPHVSVRVTDNSVFNNACKNCHGTKNNILCNEKPEVRNKKTDNCVGCHMPKSGSIDIPHVRVTDHYIRKPVSVAEKENIKKFIGLYAINEKDPSAKVKAQAYINQFEKFDLKNSSLLDSAKKYLKDNTKEKLLNNFPQLVQIYFLEQNYSRIAGYVSKLGSQEVLTVFNRRAHSNDDAWTLYRIGESYNRLGNAFEAYTYFTKAVELAPFSLEFKSKLGTALVAVNKIDEAQAIYESIISENPKFAQAHCNLGYLFLLKGNTFMAEMYYNQALALDPDYEQAIMNKAGLYLSQKQIDKGKRLLQQYIKYHPQSAQVKALLNKL, from the coding sequence TTGCTTAAAATTAAATTTTCAAATACGGTATATTTTTTTCTAACCACTTCCCTTTGTTTCCTTTTTGCATATTGCGGTTCTGATTCTACTTCTGAAAAATCTCCGGCAGAAAACCCTTCAACGTACCTCAACCATAATGACTCTGTTCATCATGTAGGTATTAATACCTGTAAGCAATGCCACATGGATATTTACAAAACATTTATCCATACAGGCATGGGGCAATCGTTTGATCTCGCTACCAAAGCTAAAAGCTCCGCTAAGTTCGATAAGCACACTGTAGTATATGATAAGTCCTCTGATTTTTATTATTATCCGTTTTGGGAGGGAGATAGTTTTAAGATAACCGAGTTCAGGCTGGATGGAAGGGATACAATTTACAAACGTACAGAGAAGGTTGATTATATCATTGGTTCGGGCCAGCATACAAATTCACATATATTTAATACGAATGGGTATTTGCATCAAATGCCAATGACATATTATACCCAAAAGGGACAATGGGACCTGCCTCCGGGTTTTGAGAATGGCATGAATACGCGTTTTTCCAGGAAGATCGGGCTGGAATGTATGAGTTGCCATAATGCTTTACCGGGTTTTATTCAGGGTTCCGAGAATAAATATTCTGAAGTGCCCGAAGGTATCGATTGTGAGCGGTGTCATGGACCGGGCAGTGCCCACGTTGTGTTAAAGCAGCAAGGAGTTTTTGTCGATACAACTAAAGAGATCGATTATAGTATCGTCAACCCTGCCAAACTTTCCATTGATCTCCAGTTTGATGTTTGTCAGCGCTGCCACTTGCAGGGTAACACGGTGTTGAAGGAGGGTAAATCATTTTTTGATTTCAAACCGGGGATGAAGCTTTCGGATATAATGACAATTTTTTTGCCGAAATATGAAGGAGCTGATGCTGAATTCATCATGGCTTCTCATGCTGATCGTTTAAAAATGAGCCAATGTTTTATTAAAAGTTTTAAGCCTGCGGAAAACTCCGCCTCTCTGAAGCCTTATAAGGAATCACTTACCTGTGTTACCTGCCACGATCCCCATGTAAGTGTTAGGGTCACGGATAACAGTGTATTTAATAATGCCTGTAAAAATTGTCATGGAACTAAAAATAATATTTTGTGTAATGAAAAGCCGGAAGTCCGGAATAAAAAAACTGATAACTGTGTAGGCTGTCATATGCCAAAATCAGGATCGATCGATATCCCGCATGTGCGTGTAACAGATCATTATATACGAAAACCTGTATCAGTTGCTGAAAAAGAAAATATAAAGAAATTTATAGGTCTGTATGCCATCAATGAAAAAGATCCTTCAGCTAAGGTAAAAGCACAGGCATATATTAATCAATTTGAAAAATTTGATCTAAAAAACAGTTCATTATTGGATAGCGCAAAAAAATATTTAAAGGATAATACTAAAGAGAAATTATTAAATAATTTTCCTCAGCTGGTTCAGATTTATTTTTTGGAACAAAATTATAGCCGGATTGCAGGTTATGTATCAAAATTAGGCAGTCAGGAAGTGTTAACTGTTTTTAACCGAAGGGCGCATAGTAATGATGATGCCTGGACATTGTACAGAATAGGAGAGAGTTACAATAGATTGGGAAATGCTTTTGAAGCATATACTTATTTTACTAAAGCGGTTGAGTTAGCTCCGTTTAGCCTGGAATTTAAAAGTAAGTTAGGAACGGCGTTAGTTGCAGTGAATAAAATAGATGAGGCACAGGCCATTTATGAGAGTATAATTTCCGAAAATCCGAAGTTCGCGCAGGCTCATTGTAACCTGGGCTACTTGTTTCTGCTTAAAGGGAATACTTTTATGGCTGAAATGTATTATAACCAGGCATTGGCATTGGATCCCGATTATGAGCAGGCCATAATGAATAAAGCCGGACTTTACCTTTCACAAAAGCAAATTGACAAGGGAAAGCGGCTTCTTCAGCAATATATAAAATATCATCCCCAAAGCGCTCAGGTCAAAGCATTGTTGAACAAGCTTTAG
- a CDS encoding Fic family protein, with protein MATPSEKLAESLEALKVLQDQEIMAINVSELSRVHRQRLLKNGFLKEVVKGWYITVPSYEQQGDSTSWYASYWHFCSRYLADRYGDFYCISAEQSLQIHSGNWTVPHQLIVRSKSVTNSATPLPYGTSLFSMKSPLPEAAEIVVIEGIRMLTLPSALIHCTPTMFTKNPTDVRTALAMIRDSSEILGLLLDGGHSKIAGRLAGAFRNIGQERIANDILSTMQKADYDVREIDPFETTTPIVLSAREKSPYVNRVRLMWHEMRTVIIKHFPKAPGLPKNHEKYMKLVEEIYVTDAYHSLSIEQYRVTPELIERVRSGAWDAVKNKEDKKQRDAMAARGYWQATQKVRDSITKILNGKNSGKVADTGHGEWYRELFAPSVAAGILKASDLAGYRNSQVYIGGSKHVPLNKDAVRDVMPTLFELLENESEASVRAVLGHFIFVFIHPYVDGNGRIGRFLMNVMLASGGYPWTVIPVEERKTYMAALEKASVDQNIEAFAKFIAYLVKESLKGTPVATIKK; from the coding sequence ATGGCAACACCAAGCGAAAAATTAGCAGAATCACTTGAAGCGCTTAAAGTGCTTCAAGATCAGGAAATCATGGCTATCAATGTATCTGAATTAAGTCGCGTTCACAGACAACGTCTATTGAAGAACGGGTTTCTTAAAGAAGTTGTCAAGGGATGGTATATAACGGTACCTTCCTATGAACAACAAGGTGACAGTACTTCCTGGTATGCATCATATTGGCATTTTTGTTCAAGATATTTAGCTGACAGGTATGGTGATTTCTACTGTATATCAGCTGAACAATCATTACAAATACATTCGGGCAATTGGACAGTACCACATCAACTTATTGTAAGATCAAAAAGTGTAACAAACTCTGCTACCCCATTGCCATATGGAACATCTTTATTCAGCATGAAGTCTCCTTTGCCGGAAGCAGCAGAAATTGTAGTGATAGAAGGAATCCGAATGTTAACATTGCCATCAGCCCTCATTCACTGCACACCAACCATGTTTACTAAAAATCCAACGGATGTTCGAACGGCACTTGCTATGATCAGGGATTCGTCTGAAATACTCGGCTTGCTTCTGGATGGCGGACACAGTAAAATTGCCGGGCGACTTGCCGGTGCTTTTCGGAATATCGGGCAGGAAAGAATTGCCAACGATATTTTAAGTACCATGCAAAAGGCAGATTATGATGTACGAGAAATAGATCCGTTTGAAACTACCACTCCGATTGTATTGTCAGCCAGAGAAAAATCGCCTTATGTAAACAGGGTACGTTTAATGTGGCATGAAATGAGGACTGTTATTATTAAACATTTTCCTAAAGCTCCCGGACTTCCCAAAAATCATGAAAAATACATGAAACTTGTGGAGGAAATATATGTAACGGATGCTTATCACTCATTATCAATAGAGCAATATAGAGTTACACCGGAATTGATTGAACGTGTACGCAGCGGAGCGTGGGATGCAGTTAAAAACAAGGAAGATAAAAAACAAAGAGATGCTATGGCTGCCAGGGGCTATTGGCAGGCTACTCAAAAAGTAAGGGACAGTATTACAAAAATACTCAATGGAAAAAACTCCGGTAAAGTTGCAGATACAGGTCATGGAGAATGGTACAGGGAGCTTTTTGCTCCAAGCGTAGCTGCTGGTATATTGAAGGCATCTGATCTGGCTGGTTACAGAAATAGCCAGGTATATATAGGCGGATCAAAGCACGTCCCTCTTAATAAAGATGCTGTTCGTGATGTAATGCCGACACTCTTTGAACTATTGGAGAATGAGTCTGAGGCTTCTGTAAGAGCCGTCTTGGGACATTTTATATTTGTATTTATACATCCCTACGTGGATGGTAATGGCCGAATTGGAAGGTTTTTAATGAATGTAATGTTGGCATCGGGCGGATATCCCTGGACGGTAATTCCTGTTGAAGAACGTAAAACGTATATGGCAGCACTCGAAAAAGCAAGTGTTGACCAAAACATAGAAGCGTTTGCGAAATTTATAGCTTACCTCGTAAAAGAAAGCCTCAAAGGAACTCCAGTGGCTACAATTAAAAAGTAG
- a CDS encoding glycosyltransferase — MKTLKEMYSRLNTAKDFKEMYPHYDMEDNKIHVLFLSPCMNEPGYYRMILPALELNRTNTHASIIGHIHKWDFNKMFDDYDSPVDFRLVKWADYVVIPAMFTDVSYIIKNMREINDDIEFVMDLDTNYHELPEYHPDYKKLKPELKEMIVRNLSQVDILSAPNNQILNFYNDLVQKHEEEFLLYFERFPNLLSNFTFEEIPQINRNTTDKVRIGIILDASQGNDLKTIEKPIISLLEKHKQSIEFVLFGWSPKIAEQYNVLKELRITYEKPVPFYDYHFKLNSLAFDIGLLPFVDNSYNTSGKSFNRLLDFSANMVPVVAPNMLPLNKIIKDGENGCIASSEEEWIKKTDQLITNIQLRKDIGNNAFKTVWENFSYTPKAIDRLRNIFI, encoded by the coding sequence ATGAAAACACTAAAAGAAATGTATTCTCGCTTAAACACGGCAAAAGATTTTAAAGAAATGTATCCACATTACGACATGGAGGATAATAAAATTCATGTGCTGTTTCTTTCTCCCTGCATGAATGAACCAGGATATTACAGGATGATATTGCCTGCGCTGGAGCTGAACCGGACAAATACCCATGCTTCAATTATAGGCCATATTCACAAATGGGATTTCAATAAAATGTTTGATGATTACGATAGCCCGGTTGATTTTCGTTTGGTGAAATGGGCTGACTATGTTGTTATCCCAGCCATGTTCACTGATGTCAGTTATATTATCAAAAATATGCGTGAAATAAATGACGATATAGAATTTGTAATGGATCTCGACACCAATTATCACGAGCTGCCGGAGTACCATCCTGATTACAAAAAGTTAAAACCGGAATTGAAAGAAATGATAGTTCGCAATTTATCCCAGGTTGATATTCTCTCTGCTCCCAACAATCAGATATTGAATTTTTATAATGACCTGGTGCAAAAGCATGAGGAGGAATTTCTATTATATTTTGAGCGCTTTCCTAATCTGTTATCCAACTTTACCTTTGAGGAAATTCCGCAGATCAACCGCAATACAACGGACAAAGTAAGAATTGGTATTATTCTCGATGCAAGCCAGGGAAACGATCTTAAAACGATTGAAAAACCTATTATTTCCCTATTGGAGAAACACAAGCAGAGTATAGAGTTTGTACTATTCGGCTGGTCCCCAAAAATAGCTGAACAGTATAATGTTTTAAAGGAGCTTAGAATAACATACGAGAAACCAGTTCCATTCTATGATTATCATTTTAAACTAAACAGCTTGGCATTTGATATTGGACTACTTCCTTTTGTAGATAACAGCTATAATACTTCAGGCAAATCGTTTAATCGGTTACTTGATTTTTCTGCCAATATGGTTCCGGTGGTCGCTCCCAATATGCTGCCCCTGAATAAAATTATAAAGGACGGAGAAAATGGTTGTATAGCTTCTTCAGAAGAAGAATGGATAAAGAAAACCGATCAATTGATAACGAACATTCAACTACGCAAGGACATTGGAAACAATGCCTTTAAAACAGTTTGGGAGAACTTCAGTTATACACCAAAAGCAATTGACCGGCTAAGGAATATATTTATATAA
- a CDS encoding putative DNA binding domain-containing protein → MPEQQNIEYKQSWHDDYLKWVCGFANAQGGVIYLGKDNDGKIVGLDDYKYLMDEIPNKIRNLMGIIVDINLHEEKQKYFIEIITHPYSVPISLRGRYYYRSGSTKQELTGAALNDFLLKKSGKTWDDIIEPDATLSDIDESSIKLYLGAAVKSGRLPEHDGLSTEELLEKLRLSKNGQLKRAAIILFGKDPGKFYPNTFVKIGRFGDDNVDLKFQETEEGNINSLLPAVLNQLNHKFLTRSIEFEGMYRIEKGEYPVPAIREMLLNALVHRNYMGAPIQIRVYSDKINIWNEGSLPDGLTLASLKKTHSSIPRNPIIAEVCFKGGLIDAWGRGTIKIIDTCKAAELPEPEMTERDGGFLVTLFKDNLNQDQLIKLGLNDRQLKAVLFVKKKGRITNKEYQTLNETTERTASRDLSDLVEKQLLKSSGIKGAGAFYYLV, encoded by the coding sequence ATGCCCGAACAACAAAATATAGAATATAAACAAAGTTGGCACGATGATTACCTGAAATGGGTTTGCGGTTTTGCTAATGCTCAGGGGGGCGTTATATACCTTGGTAAAGATAATGACGGAAAGATTGTTGGGCTTGATGATTACAAATACCTAATGGATGAAATACCCAACAAAATAAGAAACTTAATGGGTATAATAGTTGATATAAACCTGCACGAAGAAAAGCAGAAATACTTTATCGAAATTATCACTCATCCGTATTCAGTTCCTATTTCGTTAAGAGGCAGATATTATTATCGAAGTGGAAGCACCAAGCAGGAACTAACTGGAGCAGCACTCAATGATTTTCTTCTTAAAAAATCAGGAAAGACCTGGGATGATATCATAGAACCAGATGCAACCTTAAGTGATATTGACGAGAGCAGTATCAAATTATACCTGGGTGCTGCTGTAAAATCTGGTCGCTTGCCGGAACATGATGGACTTTCTACGGAAGAATTATTGGAAAAATTACGCCTTTCTAAAAACGGACAATTGAAACGAGCTGCAATAATTTTGTTCGGGAAGGATCCGGGAAAGTTTTATCCTAACACGTTCGTAAAAATTGGTCGCTTCGGGGATGATAATGTTGATTTGAAATTTCAGGAAACAGAAGAAGGCAATATAAATTCGTTATTGCCAGCTGTATTAAACCAGCTAAACCATAAGTTTTTGACCAGGTCAATTGAGTTTGAAGGAATGTATCGTATTGAGAAGGGAGAATATCCTGTCCCTGCTATTCGTGAAATGCTTTTGAATGCTTTGGTGCATCGTAATTATATGGGAGCACCAATACAAATACGTGTGTATAGCGATAAAATAAATATTTGGAACGAAGGCTCTTTGCCCGATGGGTTAACACTCGCATCTTTAAAGAAAACACATTCCTCTATCCCCCGAAATCCGATAATTGCTGAAGTATGCTTTAAAGGTGGCTTAATTGATGCATGGGGACGTGGAACTATAAAAATTATAGACACCTGTAAAGCCGCAGAATTACCCGAACCCGAAATGACTGAGAGAGATGGAGGTTTTTTAGTCACTCTTTTCAAAGACAATTTGAACCAAGATCAATTAATTAAACTTGGACTTAATGACCGGCAATTGAAAGCGGTGCTTTTTGTGAAGAAGAAAGGACGGATAACTAACAAAGAATATCAGACTTTAAATGAAACTACTGAAAGAACAGCATCAAGAGATTTATCCGATTTAGTAGAAAAACAACTCCTTAAAAGTTCGGGAATAAAGGGAGCAGGAGCTTTCTATTATCTTGTCTAA
- a CDS encoding phosphoglucomutase/phosphomannomutase family protein — translation MSKIKFGTDGWRAIIARDFTVENVIRVAEATAVWLKKNFSVPSVVIGHDCRFGGELFAETVAKVMAVNNVKVFLARGFVSTPMISLGTVRHKADVGIIITASHNPPSYNGYKLKGSYGGPLLPEKVQEVEDLIKDKSTIDIEKYSLPDFINAKKIEITDLEEMYCKHVEDNFDLDAIRNSGLKLAYDAMYGAGQNVIRRLLPDVTLLHCEYNPSFNGQAPEPIHKNLKEFAELIKVSGKHLPAGSQIDCGLATDGDADRIGLYDKHGNFIDSHHIILLLIKYLFEQKKMTGKVVTAFSVTPRVKQMCEHFGLPYQVVKIGFKYVAAIMLQEDVLLGGEESGGIAIKGHIPERDGIWIGLTIWEYMAKSGKSLDDLIQEVYKITGAFSFERSDLHLKEDLKNTIVENCKNNNYKAFGKYKIQRTETIDGYKYFFSDTEWLMIRASGTEPILRNYAEAGSSEAAFAILNAAEKTFLN, via the coding sequence ATGAGCAAAATTAAATTCGGCACAGATGGCTGGAGAGCCATTATTGCCAGAGATTTTACGGTTGAGAATGTAATCCGCGTTGCGGAAGCAACTGCCGTATGGCTAAAGAAAAATTTTTCGGTTCCTTCAGTTGTTATCGGTCACGATTGCCGCTTTGGCGGAGAATTGTTTGCGGAAACTGTTGCTAAAGTAATGGCGGTAAACAATGTGAAAGTATTTTTGGCCAGGGGATTTGTTTCAACACCGATGATATCATTAGGTACAGTGAGGCACAAAGCTGATGTGGGTATTATTATTACCGCAAGTCATAATCCCCCTTCGTACAATGGCTATAAACTTAAAGGAAGTTACGGAGGTCCCTTATTGCCGGAAAAGGTACAGGAAGTGGAGGATTTGATAAAAGATAAATCAACTATTGATATCGAAAAATATTCCCTCCCTGATTTCATCAATGCAAAAAAAATTGAGATCACTGATCTGGAAGAGATGTATTGTAAGCATGTTGAAGATAATTTTGACCTGGATGCGATCCGTAATTCCGGTTTAAAACTGGCTTACGATGCCATGTATGGCGCGGGGCAGAATGTGATCAGGCGTTTATTGCCCGATGTAACATTACTGCATTGCGAGTATAATCCGTCGTTTAACGGACAGGCTCCTGAACCTATTCATAAGAACTTAAAAGAGTTTGCAGAGTTGATTAAAGTCTCGGGAAAACACCTGCCTGCCGGCAGCCAGATTGATTGCGGACTGGCAACGGACGGAGATGCTGATCGCATTGGATTGTATGATAAACATGGTAATTTTATCGATTCGCATCATATTATTTTACTTTTAATAAAATATCTTTTTGAGCAGAAGAAAATGACAGGTAAAGTGGTTACGGCTTTTTCAGTAACTCCCCGTGTTAAACAAATGTGTGAACATTTCGGATTGCCTTACCAGGTTGTAAAAATAGGTTTCAAATATGTTGCCGCCATAATGCTGCAGGAAGACGTATTGCTTGGAGGTGAAGAATCAGGAGGGATAGCTATAAAGGGGCATATCCCGGAGCGGGATGGAATCTGGATCGGCTTAACTATCTGGGAATATATGGCAAAGTCAGGGAAGTCGCTTGACGACCTGATACAGGAGGTTTACAAAATAACAGGCGCTTTTTCATTTGAACGCTCCGACCTGCATTTGAAAGAAGATTTGAAAAACACTATTGTGGAAAATTGTAAAAACAACAATTACAAAGCCTTTGGTAAGTATAAAATACAGCGCACCGAGACTATAGATGGATATAAATACTTCTTCAGCGATACGGAATGGTTAATGATACGGGCTTCCGGCACAGAACCGATATTACGTAACTATGCCGAAGCCGGAAGCAGCGAAGCGGCCTTTGCTATTTTAAATGCTGCTGAAAAAACCTTTCTTAATTAA